The following coding sequences are from one Primulina eburnea isolate SZY01 chromosome 15, ASM2296580v1, whole genome shotgun sequence window:
- the LOC140814011 gene encoding uncharacterized protein, whose translation MRHSSNSNDREEDRNKDSSSLSSTLDSRFNQTLRNVQGLLKGRSFPGKVLITRRSEPLDQSGFYSPNTGRRYSDSDFEHGEQVEESTENELQNRNNTNASSSVSHTTMGSETTSKEIQKSSMGARATDSARLMKFTKELSGVTVTLEKLRELAWSGVPPYLRPTVWRLLLGYAPSNSDRREGILRRKRLEYLDCVAQYYDIPDRERTDEEINMLRQIAVDCPRTVPDVSFFQHAEVQKSLERILYTWAIRHPASGYVQGINDLVTPFIVVFLSEHFEGSVDTWSMAGLSPETISNVEADCYWCLSKLLDSMHDHYTFAQPGIQRLVFKLKELVRRIDEPVSRHMEEQGLEFLQFAFRWFNCLLIREIPFHLVTRLWDTYLAEGDALPDFLVYIFASFLLTWSDQLRKLEFQEMVMYLQHLPTEKWSHVELEMVLSQAYMWHTMFNNSPSHLAG comes from the exons ATGAGGCACAGCAGCAATAGTAACGATCGAGAAGAGGATCGAAACAAAGATTCGTCTTCTTTATCTTCCACACTTGATTCCAGATTCAATCAAACTCTCAGAAATGTACAAGG ATTGCTTAAGGGTCGGAGTTTCCCTGGTAAAGTATTGATAACGCGGAGATCAGAGCCTTTGGATCAATCGGGTTTTTATTCGCCAAACACCGGCAGAAGATATTCAGATAGTGATTTTGAGCATGGCGAACAAGTGGAGGAATCTACTGAG AACGAACTCCAAAACAGAAACAATACAAATGCCAGTTCATCTGTTAGCCATACAACTATGGGTAGCGAAACCACATCAAAAGAGATCCAGAAGTCCTCAATGGGAGCCAGAGCTACTGATTCTGCAAGGCTAATGAAGTTTACCAAGGAATTGTCTGGAGTGACCGTAACATTAG AAAAATTGCGTGAATTAGCGTGGAGTGGTGTGCCTCCGTATTTGCGTCCAACTGTATGGAGACTTCTCTTG GGATATGCACCTTCTAATTCAGATAGAAGGGAGGGAATTCTGAGAAGAAAGCGCCTAGAATATCTTGATTGTGTTGCCCAATATTACGATATTCCAGATAGAGAGCGTACAGATGAAGAGATTAACATGCTTCGTCAG ATTGCGGTTGATTGTCCCAGGACAGTCCCTGATGTCTCTTTCTTTCAACATGCAGAAGTCCAAAAGTCATTGGAGCGAATACTGTATACATG GGCTATACGGCATCCTGCAAGTGGTTATGTGCAAGGAATAAATGATCTTGTTACACCTTTCATAGTTGTTTTTTTATCAGAACACTTCGAGGGTAGTGTTGATACTTGGTCAATGGCTGGTCTTTCTCCTGAAACAATATCAAATGTAGAAGCTGACTGCTATTGGTGTTTATCAAAGCTTCTTGACAGTATGCACGACCATTACACTTTTGCTCAACCTGGAATTCAGCGACTTGTGTTCAAACTGAAGGAATTGGTTAGAAGGATTGATG AACCTGTTTCAAGGCACATGGAGGAACAGggtcttgaatttcttcaatttGCTTTCCGCTGGTTCAATTGCCTTCTTATACGCGAG ATTCCATTTCATCTGGTTACTCGTTTATGGGATACATATCTTGCTGAAGGAGATGCTTTGCCCGATTTCCTCGTCTACATTTTTGCTAGCTTTCTTTTAACG TGGTCGGATCAGTTAAGGAAGCTTGAGTTTCAGGAGATGGTGATGTATCTTCAGCACCTTCCAACAGAAAAGTGGAGCCATGTGGAGCTAGAGATGGTGCTTTCACAAGCTTATATGTGGCATACCATGTTCAACAATTCTCCAAGCCATCTAGCTGGTTGA
- the LOC140813687 gene encoding uncharacterized GPI-anchored protein At1g61900 isoform X4, with the protein MDCSKTAIYVKGSWLHWLLPLIFWLSSFKNVLVLLAEAEGTHFSSVSVLASPPNTGSFEPIEISPAVIPHHSFPVGSLPPMYPTHPNTYDPVLTGRCPVNFSAISNIMEITASDCNQPLAAVVGNVICCPQFSSLLHIFQGFYSAGSDNLVLQNAVADDCFKDIVSILASRGANSSIPTICSTKSSNLTGGSCPVKGITDFEKMVNTSKILEACSVVDSLKECCRPICQPVIMEAALKISGMQSFMNDKKNIVGLPDHGDMINDCKGVVYSWVAMKLSHDSANKAFRILSSCKVNRACPLELKQPSDVIAACKNVAAPSPSCCSSLSSYIAGLQRQMLITNRQAILCATSFGSMLQKGGLMTNIYELCDVDLKDFSLQGQNLF; encoded by the exons ATGGATTGTTCGAAAACTGCTATTTATGTCAAGG GCTCTTGGCTCCATTGGTTATTACCATTGATTTTCTGGTTGTCTAGCTTTAAGAATGTTCTGGTTCTGCTGGCAGAAGCAGAGGGCACTCACTTTTCTTCAGTTTCCGTGTTAGCTAGTCCACCGAATACCGGAAGCTTTGAGCCCATTGAAATATCTCCAGCTGTTATCCCACACCATTCATTTCCCGTTGGATCTTTGCCACCGATGTATCCAACCCATCCGAATACGTACGATCCAGTCTTGACTGGAAGATGCCCTGTAAATTTTTCTGCCATTTCGAATATCATGGAAATAACAGCATCTGACTGTAATCAGCCGTTAGCAGCAGTTGTAGGAAATGTGATATGCTGCCCACAGTTTAGTAGCTTGCTCCACATATTTCAAGGATTTTACAGTGCCGGTTCTGATAATTTAGTCTTACAAAATGCAGTTGCTGATGATTGTTTTAAAGATATCGTCAGTATACTAGCCAGCAGAGGAGCCAACAGTTCGATACCTACAATATGCTCAacaaaatcttcaaatcttACTGGAGGTTCTTGTCCTGTGAAGGGCATCacagattttgagaaaatggtgaACACAAGTAAAATATTGGAGGCTTGCAGCGTAGTTGATTCTCTGAAAGAATGCTGTAGACCAATTTGTCAGCCCGTTATAATGGAGGCCGCGCTTAAGATATCCGGAATGCAGTCATTCATGAATGATAAAAAGAACATAGTAGGACTGCCAGATCACGGAGACATGATTAATGATTGCAAAGGGGTGGTTTATTCATGGGTCGCAATGAAACTTTCTCATGATTCTGCCAACAAAGCATTCCGAATATTGTCCTCCTGCAAGGTTAACAGAG CTTGTCCCTTGGAGTTAAAACAGCCTTCCGATGTGATTGCCGCATGCAAAAATGTCGCTGCCCCCAGCCCTTCATGTTGCAGCTCATTGAGTTCTTACATAGCGGGGTTACAGCGGCAAATGTTGATAACAAATCGGCAAGCAATATTATGTGCGACTTCTTTTGGGTCTATGCTGCAAAAAGGTGGGCTAATGACAAACATTTATGAGCTTTGTGATGTGGACCTGAAAGATTTTAGTCTCCAAGGTCagaatttgtttt
- the LOC140813681 gene encoding polygalacturonase-1 non-catalytic subunit beta-like isoform X1, protein MKVVVANKNMRIYLALAFDVRSDMMSKNAEFHADAHFCSLAKLACDSALEDVKTVSNEYTTKKTYNPNAGMLDLRGVEKNEDPFSFFRLSILENGNMVHLPNLHESLSESAFLPLQIASEIPLNIREITKVFPAATKETIENTLSYCNAAAIKGQVKSCPRSLEEMISFSKSALGGKKLISLTSKSNQGSNTNLMVKNVKKFNTGRIVACHEAFLPFAAYFCHSLSSTSLYSVDLVEPKTGALINTLLAICHMDTSPWPEDHVAFKILKLRPGQGEACHWFTQVDLAWILDRESM, encoded by the exons ATGAAGGTTGTAGTTGCTAACAAGAATATGCGGATCTATTTAGCTCTTGCATTTGATGTGAGAAG TGACATGATGTCCAAGAATGCCGAATTCCATGCagatgctcatttctgttcacTAGCAAAGTTGGCCTGTGATTCTGCGCTTGAAGATGTCAAGACAGTAAGCAATGAATACACCACAAAGAAAACATATAATCCAAATGCAGGAATGCTGGATCTTCGAGGTGTCGAGAAAAATGAAGATCCATTTTCATTTTTCAGGCTTTCAATCCTCGAGAATGGAAACATGGTTCATCTCCCAAACTTGCATGAGTCGCTCTCAGAGAGTGCTTTTCTCCCCCTTCAAATTGCATCAGAAATACCTTTAAACATCCGAGAAATTACTAAAGTATTCCCTGCAGCCACCAAAGAAACCATTGAGAACACGCTTTCATACTGCAACGCAGCAGCAATAAAGGGCCAAGTGAAAAGCTGCCCGAGATCACTCGAGGAAATGATAAGCTTCTCAAAGTCAGCCTTGGGTGGGAAAAAGTTAATATCCTTAACATCCAAGAGCAACCAAGGATCAAATACCAATCTCATGGTTAAGAACGTTAAAAAATTTAACACAGGTAGAATTGTGGCGTGCCATGAAGCTTTTCTTCCTTTTGCAGCTTATTTTTGTCATTCTTTATCCTCCACGAGTTTGTACTCCGTGGATTTAGTCGAGCCTAAGACCGGAGCTCTGATTAACACCCTTCTTGCTATATGTCACATGGATACTTCACCATGGCCGGAGGATCATGTTGCGTTTAAGATACTGAAACTAAGGCCAGGACAAGGCGAGGCGTGTCACTGGTTCACCCAAGTTGATCTTGCATGGATTCTTGACAGGGAATCAATGTGA